The Fulvivirga maritima genome segment AAAAATCCAATGTTACCTGCAAACTGTAACTTATAGTGGTCAGGAACATACCATGGCCTTTCTGAGGTTTGCCCAAATGCGAAAGCAGGGGCTACTAAAAAGATTATGTAAAGAATGTATTTCATAATATTAAAATTCCATTTGTTGGATGTCCAATCCATTGGTCCAAAGTTTAATTAGAGAGAAACCTCTGTGAAGCATAGCTGTGGTTACAAAATACCTTACTCCATCGTTATAGTATTCCCTATCCAAAAAGGAGTGCGTATGCGCATGTAGTGATAGTACTACTTTGGGGTGGCTCGCTAATAGGTCAGCGTAATCATGTTCTAATTCAGGATCGAAATCACCATCAAAAGGAGGGACATGTGAAATGACTATGACATTCAAGTCATTAGGGTTGTCTTCAATTTCAGTTTGTAACCAGTTAAGGTCAGGAATTTGGCCGTTAAAATCGTACTCTCTGGAATTAGTATTAATCATTATGAACTTATAGTCTCCGTATTCGAAGCTATAATTACTTGCTCCATACATTTCTCGGTAAACCTTGCGTCCGTTGGCTAACAGGTCATGATTACCAACTACGGTAAGGTACGGAACATAAAGTTCAGACATAATATCATTTACCCACTTGAATTCTTGTGATAATCCAAAGTCAGAAATATCACCACCATGAATTACAAATGAGAGGCCTTCTACAGAATTGGCTTTGTTAACAAAGTCTTCTGATTGGTCATAAAAGCGCTGTGTGTCGCCCATAAAGATGAATCGTATGGTATCATCTGGAGCTTCTTGTGATTGAATCTTCTGAAGATTCTTAACTGTCAGATCTTTTTCATCACTATCAAGGATGATTTGATTGGGGTTGTACTCAAAACAGGCCGATACTAAAAGTACCAGGCCTGCCATCAAAAAAACTTTTCTTTTCACTTAATTACGTTCACTTTAAAATTTATATCTAATACCCACGTTAAGGCCTATTCCACTGGCATTAACAAATTGGGTAGGTAAGGTTCTGGCTTCGTCTATATTAATGTCTTCTGGGTCTGCAGGTATAGTGAATTCATCAGAAAAGTTGAATTTTTTCTGATAAGTAGGCAAGTCTTCAAGTTGCTGACCAGGAACAGGGCTACCATTTATAGTAGTACGATAAGATTTTATTTCTGCTTCATCACTTTTTAAAGATACACTTTTGAATTCTATCTCAGTGAATATGTCAAAACCAGAATTCACAGGAAATAATACACCTATGGCACCATGATAACCTACACTAAACTGAGGTTGTACTTCGGATTCTGCTCTAGTCATTGCGGTTTCTCCGTTTGGTCCGGCATTCATTCTGTCTACACTTGTTTCTATAGTTAGATCACCGGCAACAGGAATTAATAAGCCAACACGAGCATAAGGGTTGATACCTTCAAAACCTGGGGTTACTACAAAAGCTGGCGCCACATCTACTCCTCTTATATAAGCATTAGCAATAGAATGAGATTGAGGGGTAGTGGTTTCTCCTATGGTTTGCTCAGAACCATGGAAATAATAAACACCTAATTCAGCTCCAACGTATTCGTTAAACATATAACCTGCTACCGCTCCCAACTTATATCCTTCTCCTAATGTACCTTTTAGGGATTCTACTGTAGTACCATCTTGAGTAACGTTAATTCTTGTAGAAGGTTCTATTCCGGTGATTTCATTCGGGTCAGAATTGTTATACTGTGAGCTAGATGCTTTTATGGAATAGCCACCACCTGCTCTAAGATAGAAGCCCTGTCCGAAAGAGGTTGTAGAGATGAATAATGCCAGTGTTAAGACTCCTA includes the following:
- a CDS encoding metallophosphoesterase family protein — translated: MKRKVFLMAGLVLLVSACFEYNPNQIILDSDEKDLTVKNLQKIQSQEAPDDTIRFIFMGDTQRFYDQSEDFVNKANSVEGLSFVIHGGDISDFGLSQEFKWVNDIMSELYVPYLTVVGNHDLLANGRKVYREMYGASNYSFEYGDYKFIMINTNSREYDFNGQIPDLNWLQTEIEDNPNDLNVIVISHVPPFDGDFDPELEHDYADLLASHPKVVLSLHAHTHSFLDREYYNDGVRYFVTTAMLHRGFSLIKLWTNGLDIQQMEF
- a CDS encoding outer membrane beta-barrel protein — encoded protein: MNNQKLNPMKFTAFLGVLTLALFISTTSFGQGFYLRAGGGYSIKASSSQYNNSDPNEITGIEPSTRINVTQDGTTVESLKGTLGEGYKLGAVAGYMFNEYVGAELGVYYFHGSEQTIGETTTPQSHSIANAYIRGVDVAPAFVVTPGFEGINPYARVGLLIPVAGDLTIETSVDRMNAGPNGETAMTRAESEVQPQFSVGYHGAIGVLFPVNSGFDIFTEIEFKSVSLKSDEAEIKSYRTTINGSPVPGQQLEDLPTYQKKFNFSDEFTIPADPEDINIDEARTLPTQFVNASGIGLNVGIRYKF